From Sulfurovum xiamenensis, one genomic window encodes:
- the trpB gene encoding tryptophan synthase subunit beta yields MNLHKEIYIPKPSPHDPDNLGHFGSLENGQVGFGGRFVPETLMPALEKLRLDYEAVRFDKEFWAEVDHYYKNYVGRPSSLYFAENLSKELDAKIYLKREDLNHTGAHKINHTVAQAILAKRLGKKKVIAETGAGQHGVATATVAALFGLECEIFMGAKDAARQELNVFRMKLLGAKVHAVESGSKTLKDAMNEAIRHWVTNARDTYYIIGTVAGPHPYPMMIRDIQSIIGWEAKQQLNAVEGCLPDKVIACIGGGSNALGIFNHFLEDESVECIGIEAGGLGLDSKHGCSLAKGSPGVLHGQLSYILQDEDGQVQEAHSISAGLDYPGIGPEHSFLKDEGIAKYDYITDDEALDAFVWLSQAEGIIPAFESSHAIAYLKKMKPDEIKGKTILINLSGRGDKDMIQAKDILKDQFA; encoded by the coding sequence ATGAACTTACATAAAGAAATATATATCCCTAAACCAAGTCCACATGACCCCGATAATCTAGGGCATTTTGGCAGCCTTGAAAATGGGCAGGTAGGTTTTGGTGGACGTTTTGTGCCTGAAACATTGATGCCGGCACTTGAGAAGCTTCGACTTGACTATGAAGCCGTACGTTTTGATAAAGAGTTTTGGGCAGAAGTGGACCATTACTACAAAAACTACGTAGGTCGTCCCTCTTCGCTCTACTTCGCGGAAAACCTCTCTAAAGAACTTGATGCAAAGATCTACCTAAAGCGTGAAGACCTTAACCATACAGGTGCACATAAGATAAACCACACGGTAGCCCAAGCGATACTTGCAAAGCGACTGGGTAAGAAAAAAGTGATCGCAGAGACCGGTGCAGGTCAACATGGTGTAGCTACAGCTACGGTTGCCGCACTCTTTGGGCTGGAGTGTGAAATATTTATGGGTGCCAAAGATGCTGCACGCCAGGAATTGAACGTTTTCCGTATGAAACTGCTTGGTGCAAAAGTGCATGCCGTTGAATCTGGAAGTAAAACACTCAAAGATGCGATGAATGAGGCCATTAGACACTGGGTGACCAATGCACGTGATACCTACTATATCATCGGTACAGTAGCAGGTCCACACCCTTATCCAATGATGATACGTGACATTCAGTCTATCATAGGATGGGAAGCGAAGCAACAGCTCAATGCAGTGGAAGGATGTCTGCCGGACAAAGTGATCGCCTGCATCGGTGGAGGGTCTAATGCCCTTGGTATTTTCAATCACTTCTTAGAAGATGAAAGCGTAGAGTGTATCGGTATAGAAGCTGGTGGACTAGGACTTGACTCCAAACATGGCTGCTCACTTGCGAAAGGAAGCCCGGGTGTACTTCACGGTCAACTGAGCTACATCCTTCAGGATGAAGATGGTCAGGTACAGGAAGCACATTCCATCTCAGCAGGACTTGACTACCCGGGTATAGGACCGGAGCATTCATTTTTAAAAGATGAAGGTATCGCTAAATATGACTATATAACAGATGATGAAGCCTTGGATGCATTTGTATGGCTTTCTCAGGCAGAGGGTATCATTCCTGCCTTTGAAAGTTCACACGCCATTGCCTACCTTAAAAAGATGAAACCAGATGAGATCAAAGGTAAAACGATCCTGATCAATCTTTCAGGACGTGGTGATAAAGATATGATACAGGCAAAAGATATACTCAAAGACCAGTTTGCCTAA
- a CDS encoding leucyl aminopeptidase: protein MNFELTQLSVADIQGDIEVIIVIDKNTDHTFVQDKKLLKKAGFEGGQDETCFLVSKDRLYVGADSTRSKDIRTAAANAIKALNGKEYKSIKIATYLSSEKCTNSLRAMVEGFVLGAYTFENYKTKKSKKKIKHISISLEEYNGYKVDVEKASTVIHKAQIIADATNFTRNIVNTTPDDCYPNVMAEIAETMADETGLKCKVLKPKELRKEKMETLLAVARASRHRPRVIHLAHKPKDAKCVVTLVGKGLTYDSGGLSLKPADFMVTMKSDKSGGSAVIGIMKAVAEMNLPVEVHGFVGAVENMIGGDAYKPDDVLVAKNGKTIEVRNTDAEGRLVLADTLCYAQQEVKADYLFDLATLTGACVVGVGNYTSGIMGNSDDMKSLVVDAAKRSGELATALDFNPYLKKTIKSEIADVCNISNTRYGGAITAGQFLSEFIDEDHKEKWAHIDIAGPAFVEHAWGENPFGASGAGVRMMVKLIEKLSEDDK from the coding sequence ATGAATTTTGAATTAACACAACTCTCTGTGGCAGATATCCAAGGCGATATAGAAGTCATCATTGTCATCGACAAAAATACAGATCATACGTTCGTACAAGATAAAAAACTCTTAAAAAAAGCAGGTTTTGAAGGTGGACAGGATGAAACGTGTTTCCTTGTAAGTAAAGACAGACTCTATGTGGGTGCAGACTCAACACGCAGTAAAGATATCAGAACGGCTGCAGCCAATGCCATTAAAGCACTCAATGGAAAAGAGTACAAATCTATCAAAATTGCAACCTATCTCTCCAGTGAGAAATGTACGAACTCTCTTCGTGCTATGGTGGAAGGCTTTGTCCTGGGTGCATACACATTTGAGAATTATAAAACAAAAAAAAGTAAGAAGAAGATCAAACATATCTCTATCTCACTTGAAGAGTATAACGGATACAAGGTAGATGTAGAAAAAGCTTCTACAGTCATCCATAAAGCACAGATTATAGCTGATGCCACTAACTTCACACGTAACATCGTCAACACAACACCTGATGACTGTTATCCGAATGTCATGGCAGAGATCGCTGAGACCATGGCAGATGAAACAGGCCTGAAGTGTAAAGTACTTAAGCCCAAAGAGCTGAGAAAAGAGAAGATGGAGACACTGCTTGCTGTGGCACGTGCAAGCCGACATAGACCAAGGGTCATACACCTTGCACACAAGCCAAAAGATGCAAAATGTGTCGTGACCCTAGTAGGTAAAGGTCTTACCTATGACAGTGGTGGACTAAGCCTTAAGCCTGCTGACTTCATGGTGACGATGAAGTCGGACAAGAGTGGTGGTTCAGCGGTCATCGGTATCATGAAAGCCGTAGCAGAAATGAACTTGCCTGTAGAGGTACATGGTTTTGTAGGTGCCGTAGAGAATATGATTGGCGGGGATGCCTATAAACCTGATGATGTACTGGTAGCAAAGAATGGCAAAACGATCGAGGTACGCAACACGGATGCCGAAGGCCGTTTGGTCCTTGCAGACACACTCTGCTATGCACAGCAGGAGGTCAAAGCGGATTACCTCTTCGATCTTGCGACACTTACAGGTGCCTGTGTAGTGGGTGTAGGAAACTATACATCAGGTATTATGGGGAACTCTGATGACATGAAATCACTTGTTGTAGATGCAGCAAAACGTTCAGGAGAATTGGCCACTGCCTTAGACTTTAACCCTTACCTCAAAAAGACGATCAAGTCTGAGATAGCAGATGTATGCAATATTTCCAATACACGTTATGGAGGAGCGATCACAGCGGGTCAATTCCTCTCGGAGTTCATCGATGAAGACCATAAAGAAAAATGGGCGCATATTGATATCGCAGGTCCTGCATTTGTAGAACATGCATGGGGAGAAAACCCTTTTGGTGCTTCTGGTGCCGGAGTGAGAATGATGGTAAAACTTATTGAAAAACTCTCTGAGGATGATAAATAA
- a CDS encoding cation:proton antiporter translates to MENALLILIITIGIATVLNVVLKRFDIPTIIGYVITGFTISSIFHFANDSREMLSHLAEFGIVFLMFTIGLEFSVNHLKRMKKEVFVYGAMQVIISGVLFTLLGSFAFDLDIRSAIVIGFALALSSTAIVLKILNENNQIHSGYGRTTLGILLYQDLAVIPILLMVSFFTSETESLSILLVETFGSAIVVFSILFLFGKYFLERFFGWITASGSEEIFLVAVLLIVMSASYLADIFGFSYSLGAFLGGMIISETKYRYRIETDLIPFRDILLGVFFITIGMLIDWHSLVNYGDVIFGLLVGIMLFKGLVIFGILRVFVQTRTALKTALALFQVGEFALAVFALAYANNLISNELNQIMIITVIFSMILTPFVLKNIKKIADMLHKEPMALRDRALIGGTYRNHIIICGYGPVGQKLVKMFKERNLLYVILEHDVKVVDDVIAKGEEAIYFANAAQKMVLSHFNVNACNAIIVTVENEIQRQLICENIASFNRDINSIVSVNNHAEEEFISALGIKHIINSRDTIADMLAEEALACHLKLTKE, encoded by the coding sequence ATGGAAAATGCTTTACTGATATTAATTATTACGATTGGTATAGCAACAGTACTCAATGTTGTCCTAAAAAGATTTGATATACCAACGATTATAGGGTATGTTATCACTGGTTTTACTATCTCATCAATTTTCCATTTTGCCAATGATTCCAGAGAAATGTTATCTCATTTGGCAGAATTTGGAATTGTATTTTTAATGTTTACTATAGGATTGGAATTTTCAGTTAACCACCTCAAAAGGATGAAAAAAGAGGTTTTCGTTTATGGTGCGATGCAAGTTATCATTTCAGGGGTTCTATTCACATTACTAGGTTCCTTTGCTTTTGATCTGGATATTAGAAGTGCTATCGTCATAGGTTTTGCACTTGCACTCTCCTCTACAGCGATCGTTCTGAAGATCCTTAATGAAAACAATCAAATACATTCAGGCTATGGACGTACAACGCTTGGCATTCTACTGTATCAGGATTTAGCTGTTATTCCGATACTTTTAATGGTCTCTTTTTTCACTTCTGAAACTGAGTCCTTGTCCATTCTCCTGGTTGAAACTTTTGGAAGTGCTATTGTGGTATTTTCAATTCTCTTTCTTTTCGGTAAATATTTTCTTGAACGATTCTTTGGCTGGATCACAGCATCAGGTTCAGAAGAGATTTTTCTGGTTGCGGTATTGCTTATTGTTATGAGTGCTTCCTATTTGGCAGATATATTTGGTTTTTCCTACTCATTGGGAGCATTCCTTGGAGGAATGATAATATCTGAAACAAAGTATCGTTATCGTATAGAAACAGACCTGATACCCTTTAGAGATATCCTTTTAGGCGTCTTTTTTATTACGATAGGGATGTTGATCGATTGGCATTCTCTTGTGAATTACGGAGATGTTATATTTGGGTTACTTGTAGGTATTATGCTCTTTAAAGGTTTAGTGATCTTTGGTATTTTACGCGTGTTTGTACAGACGAGAACTGCACTTAAAACGGCATTGGCACTGTTTCAGGTAGGAGAATTTGCCTTAGCTGTGTTTGCACTTGCATATGCCAATAATCTCATCTCTAATGAACTCAATCAGATCATGATCATTACGGTCATTTTTTCAATGATATTGACACCTTTTGTACTGAAAAATATTAAAAAGATTGCAGATATGCTTCACAAAGAGCCTATGGCATTACGTGACCGTGCACTTATAGGTGGTACATATAGAAATCATATTATTATATGTGGATATGGACCGGTAGGACAAAAACTTGTCAAAATGTTTAAAGAAAGAAATCTACTTTACGTCATACTTGAGCATGATGTGAAGGTAGTGGATGATGTAATAGCAAAAGGTGAAGAAGCCATTTATTTTGCCAATGCCGCACAGAAAATGGTTTTGTCACATTTTAATGTTAATGCTTGTAATGCCATCATTGTCACGGTAGAAAATGAGATACAGAGACAATTGATCTGTGAAAATATTGCTTCATTCAATCGTGATATCAATAGTATCGTAAGTGTAAACAATCATGCAGAAGAAGAGTTTATCTCAGCGTTAGGTATCAAACATATCATCAATAGCAGAGATACTATTGCTGATATGCTGGCAGAAGAGGCATTGGCATGTCATCTTAAACTCACAAAAGAGTAA
- the ychF gene encoding redox-regulated ATPase YchF, producing MGLGIGLVGLPNVGKSTTFNALTKAQNAESANYPFCTIEPNKAVVPVPDNRLDELAKIVNPERIQHSTIDFVDIAGLVAGASKGEGLGNKFLGNIRETEVILHIVRCFHDENIVHTEGSIDPIRDVEIIEQELLFADIDAVLKRIEMLKKKARGNDKDAKEQLEVAEALLAHIEEGHPVSTFADKESDGFLAMNKDLRLLTSKPIIYGANVDEDGLSEDNEYVKKLKAYAAERNSEVIKLCAKVEEDMVDFDDEEREEMLAELGVEESGLDQIIHKGFDTLGLMSYFTAGVKEVRAWTIRKGTTAPKAAAVIHNDFEKGFIRAEVISYEDFIACGGEAGAKEAGKSRLEGKEYIVQDGDVMHFRFNV from the coding sequence ATGGGACTAGGCATCGGACTTGTTGGACTACCAAATGTAGGAAAATCTACGACTTTTAACGCACTCACTAAAGCACAAAATGCAGAAAGTGCAAACTATCCGTTCTGTACCATCGAGCCAAATAAAGCGGTGGTACCTGTACCAGACAATAGACTGGATGAACTTGCAAAGATCGTTAACCCTGAAAGAATACAACACTCAACGATTGATTTCGTTGATATCGCCGGGCTTGTAGCCGGTGCGAGTAAAGGTGAAGGTCTGGGAAATAAATTTCTTGGAAATATCCGTGAAACAGAAGTGATCCTGCACATTGTAAGATGTTTTCATGATGAGAACATTGTTCATACAGAAGGTTCTATCGACCCTATCAGAGATGTTGAGATCATTGAGCAGGAGCTTCTCTTTGCCGATATCGATGCAGTGCTCAAACGTATAGAGATGCTAAAAAAGAAAGCAAGAGGAAACGACAAGGATGCAAAAGAACAGCTTGAAGTCGCTGAAGCACTCCTGGCACATATAGAAGAAGGCCATCCGGTATCTACGTTTGCAGACAAAGAGAGTGATGGCTTTTTGGCGATGAACAAGGATCTGCGTCTTCTTACATCAAAACCGATCATCTATGGTGCAAATGTCGATGAAGATGGTCTGAGTGAAGACAATGAATATGTAAAAAAACTCAAAGCCTATGCAGCAGAACGAAATTCAGAAGTGATCAAACTGTGTGCCAAAGTAGAAGAAGATATGGTAGACTTTGATGATGAAGAGAGAGAGGAGATGCTTGCAGAACTTGGTGTTGAAGAGAGTGGTCTGGACCAGATCATACACAAAGGTTTTGACACACTTGGCCTGATGAGCTACTTTACCGCAGGTGTCAAAGAGGTACGTGCATGGACCATACGTAAGGGGACGACAGCACCTAAAGCTGCAGCAGTCATTCATAATGACTTTGAAAAAGGTTTCATCCGTGCGGAGGTTATCAGCTATGAAGACTTTATCGCTTGTGGAGGAGAAGCCGGTGCAAAAGAGGCTGGTAAAAGCAGACTGGAAGGTAAAGAGTACATCGTACAAGATGGCGATGTGATGCACTTTAGATTTAACGTGTAA
- a CDS encoding DUF302 domain-containing protein → MRKLLFIGLIGFALVGCDSKKGTFLETVKSENDHTTSVARLEKLIMDQGLTHFSTMDHRANARNVNMNLKPETVVVFGNPKMGTVLMNCNPSMGLDLPLRILVTTNYEGETSFIYTNPEYWSLKHNVKDKNCLNILTKAKIALAALAQEAGKK, encoded by the coding sequence ATGAGAAAATTACTATTCATTGGATTGATCGGGTTTGCTTTAGTTGGCTGTGATAGTAAAAAAGGTACCTTTCTTGAAACAGTAAAAAGTGAAAATGATCACACTACTTCAGTAGCCAGACTGGAAAAACTCATCATGGATCAAGGGCTTACCCATTTCAGTACCATGGATCATAGAGCCAATGCAAGAAATGTCAATATGAATTTGAAACCTGAAACGGTTGTGGTCTTCGGTAATCCAAAGATGGGAACGGTTCTGATGAACTGTAACCCTTCTATGGGCTTGGACCTGCCTCTTCGCATACTTGTTACTACGAACTATGAGGGTGAAACAAGCTTTATTTATACCAATCCGGAATACTGGTCATTAAAACACAATGTTAAAGACAAAAATTGTTTAAACATACTGACAAAAGCTAAAATAGCATTAGCCGCCCTTGCCCAGGAAGCAGGTAAAAAATAA
- a CDS encoding DUF1456 family protein: protein MQINTNEILYRIQKALNLTTEEMLEAYRLEDFPMDASHLESLLKRRQDKDFIPASYEELGVFLDGMVTLKRGPSPKKQNDEEAVELTNNLILKKLRIALELKEAETEIIFGLADVELSKQQLASLFRKEGHKNFKACSDELLMAFLEGLDEFYYTGEIE from the coding sequence ATGCAGATCAATACAAATGAAATACTCTACCGTATACAAAAAGCACTGAATTTAACAACAGAAGAGATGTTAGAAGCCTATAGGCTTGAAGACTTTCCTATGGATGCTTCACATTTGGAGTCTCTTCTCAAACGCCGTCAAGACAAAGATTTCATACCGGCCAGTTATGAAGAGTTAGGTGTATTCTTAGATGGAATGGTCACACTTAAAAGAGGTCCATCTCCGAAAAAACAAAATGATGAGGAAGCGGTAGAGCTGACCAACAACCTCATACTCAAAAAGCTTCGTATCGCTCTGGAACTCAAAGAAGCAGAGACAGAGATCATCTTTGGTCTAGCAGATGTTGAACTCAGCAAACAGCAACTCGCTTCCCTTTTTCGAAAAGAAGGGCATAAGAACTTTAAGGCATGCTCTGATGAACTGCTCATGGCCTTTCTAGAAGGTTTGGATGAGTTTTACTATACGGGAGAGATAGAGTAG
- a CDS encoding exodeoxyribonuclease III translates to MSERNTLTFISWNVNGIRAVEKKEALKWIDEENVDFLGLQEIKAEADQIPETIFEREYKFQSINSSSNKGQSGVALYTDIKGEASCCSHVDILDEGRINEYHFGDIAYFNVYFPNGQRDDERLEYKMAFYDRFLEHINTLRDEGKSIIVCGDVNTAHKEFDLARPKANEKTSGFLPMEREWLDKLLSNGYIDTFRHVKGDETDRYSWWSYRAGARGKNVGWRIDYFFVSDDLKERIVDADILDHIMGSDHCPVKLVLKV, encoded by the coding sequence ATGTCAGAGCGCAATACACTAACCTTTATATCTTGGAATGTGAACGGTATCAGGGCGGTAGAGAAGAAAGAGGCACTCAAGTGGATCGATGAAGAAAATGTGGATTTTTTGGGGCTGCAGGAGATCAAAGCAGAAGCAGATCAGATCCCTGAGACTATCTTTGAGAGGGAATACAAATTTCAAAGTATCAACTCATCATCAAATAAAGGACAGTCAGGTGTAGCACTCTATACAGATATCAAGGGTGAAGCATCTTGTTGTTCGCATGTGGATATCTTGGATGAAGGACGCATCAATGAATACCACTTTGGAGATATCGCCTATTTCAATGTCTATTTCCCCAATGGACAGCGTGACGATGAGCGTTTGGAGTACAAAATGGCATTTTATGACCGTTTCTTAGAGCATATCAATACCTTAAGGGATGAAGGTAAGTCCATTATTGTATGCGGTGATGTCAATACAGCCCACAAAGAGTTCGACCTCGCCCGACCTAAAGCCAATGAAAAGACCTCCGGTTTTTTACCGATGGAACGGGAATGGCTAGACAAACTCCTCAGCAATGGCTATATCGATACCTTTAGACATGTAAAAGGCGATGAAACAGACCGTTACAGCTGGTGGAGTTACAGAGCGGGAGCCAGGGGCAAAAACGTGGGGTGGAGGATCGATTATTTCTTTGTTTCAGATGATCTCAAAGAGAGGATCGTCGATGCGGATATCCTGGATCATATTATGGGAAGTGACCACTGTCCTGTGAAGTTGGTTTTGAAGGTTTAG
- a CDS encoding class I SAM-dependent methyltransferase encodes MAQEDKERWDEKWRNKPMPDEPIKLVSDYASLAPGLEALDIACGMGRHSRYLASKGFEVDALDISSVAIDQLQNIPHIHAKEVDFDTYTLPKEKYDLIICTYFLERRLFPQMIDALKPNGIILMETFLHHPDNERTTSNPAFLLNEGELEATFDETCELLQLPEFWDEDYQGYRTMKTSMVAKKKAAV; translated from the coding sequence ATGGCACAAGAGGATAAAGAACGTTGGGATGAAAAATGGCGAAACAAGCCAATGCCAGATGAACCCATCAAACTTGTCAGTGACTATGCTTCACTGGCTCCAGGACTAGAGGCACTTGACATAGCCTGCGGTATGGGAAGGCATAGCAGATATCTTGCTTCCAAAGGATTTGAGGTCGATGCACTTGATATCTCTTCTGTGGCTATAGATCAGCTTCAGAACATCCCTCATATCCATGCAAAAGAAGTGGATTTTGATACCTATACCCTCCCCAAAGAGAAATATGACCTTATTATCTGTACCTATTTTCTAGAGCGTAGACTCTTCCCACAGATGATAGATGCTCTTAAGCCCAACGGTATCATTCTGATGGAAACCTTTTTACATCATCCTGACAATGAGCGTACCACATCCAATCCTGCTTTTCTTCTGAATGAAGGTGAACTAGAAGCCACTTTTGATGAAACATGTGAACTTTTACAACTACCTGAGTTTTGGGATGAAGACTACCAAGGGTACAGAACGATGAAAACGTCTATGGTCGCTAAAAAGAAAGCAGCGGTTTGA
- a CDS encoding L,D-transpeptidase family protein yields MTLFTLISMANAKNYFKTHDDMCDGTQTIQCTNDFNTVRNLQIALNRDKHINAKLKVDGRWGEKTKEAVIAFQTYYGLTHTDGWVGKETKSKLDKISKNIKFPKDKQVKHVKLMKYNNYADFRKHTNLRKSYSIYEDKKLLSKANGRNTKLKVDISEQRIRLYVDDKVALCAPCTTGAKRKLEPNTGIIRNQSTPKGTFCIKEKIADKRSTIFGKMYRGKKLVYKGDRRKYKGKKAKYVGASLKNWMRLTSGGIGLHASKYVKRYPGSNGCIRLPYKVSKTIFNKVRKGTPVSIVN; encoded by the coding sequence TTGACCCTTTTTACGCTTATTTCCATGGCAAACGCCAAGAATTATTTTAAAACACATGATGATATGTGTGACGGTACCCAAACCATACAATGTACAAATGATTTTAACACTGTACGGAATCTTCAAATTGCACTGAATAGAGATAAACACATCAATGCGAAACTCAAGGTTGACGGTAGATGGGGAGAGAAGACAAAAGAAGCGGTTATCGCTTTTCAAACGTATTATGGGCTGACTCATACAGATGGCTGGGTAGGAAAAGAAACCAAATCCAAACTTGATAAAATTTCTAAAAATATCAAATTCCCTAAAGATAAACAAGTCAAACATGTAAAATTGATGAAGTATAACAACTATGCTGACTTTAGAAAACACACAAACTTGAGAAAAAGTTACAGTATCTATGAAGATAAAAAACTGCTCAGTAAAGCAAATGGAAGAAATACAAAATTAAAAGTAGATATCTCAGAGCAAAGAATAAGGCTTTATGTCGATGATAAAGTAGCACTTTGTGCACCTTGTACGACTGGGGCCAAAAGAAAGCTTGAACCTAATACTGGGATCATCCGAAATCAAAGTACACCCAAAGGGACATTTTGTATCAAGGAGAAGATAGCAGATAAGCGTTCTACTATCTTTGGTAAAATGTATCGGGGCAAGAAGTTGGTCTACAAAGGTGACAGAAGAAAATATAAAGGTAAAAAAGCCAAATATGTAGGTGCATCACTTAAGAATTGGATGCGGCTTACAAGTGGTGGTATCGGTCTTCATGCAAGTAAATATGTGAAACGGTATCCTGGAAGCAATGGGTGTATCAGACTTCCTTATAAAGTATCAAAAACCATTTTTAACAAGGTACGTAAAGGTACACCGGTCAGTATCGTAAACTGA